One window from the genome of Mumia sp. ZJ1417 encodes:
- a CDS encoding haloacid dehalogenase type II, which translates to MIENGDIEVVVFDVLGTLVDEPSGLRAAIREAVPSSEATVDALLAAWQQHIEREQEGIARGGRPYASTDVLDCEAARVVADLAGVTDVATLARLSTAGRRLSPWGDSVAGLERLAAHYPLIGLSNASRTTLLHLNARAGLRWHQALSSETVQAYKPAPEVYGLAVETAGCAPERMLMVAAHAWDLRGAQAIGMRTAFVERPVGDPPTSSDTFDGQFGSLDDLVFALTPSTPR; encoded by the coding sequence GTGATCGAGAACGGTGACATCGAGGTCGTGGTGTTCGACGTCCTGGGGACGCTCGTCGACGAGCCCAGCGGCCTTCGCGCGGCGATCCGCGAGGCGGTGCCGTCGTCGGAGGCGACGGTCGATGCGCTCCTCGCCGCCTGGCAGCAACACATCGAGCGCGAGCAGGAGGGCATCGCCCGAGGCGGCCGCCCGTACGCCAGCACCGACGTCCTCGACTGCGAGGCCGCTCGGGTCGTGGCGGACCTGGCCGGTGTCACCGACGTGGCCACGCTCGCGCGGCTATCCACAGCCGGCCGGCGCCTCTCCCCGTGGGGCGACTCCGTCGCTGGGCTGGAGCGGCTCGCCGCCCACTACCCGCTGATCGGACTGTCCAACGCCAGTCGTACGACGCTCCTCCACCTCAACGCCCGCGCCGGACTGCGGTGGCACCAGGCACTCTCGTCCGAGACCGTCCAGGCGTACAAGCCGGCACCAGAGGTCTACGGGCTCGCCGTCGAGACCGCGGGCTGTGCCCCTGAGCGGATGCTGATGGTGGCCGCCCACGCCTGGGACCTTCGCGGAGCGCAGGCGATCGGGATGCGGACGGCCTTCGTCGAGCGGCCGGTCGGAGATCCGCCGACGAGCTCCGACACGTTTGACGGGCAGTTCGGCAGCCTCGACGACCTGGTCTTCGCACTCACACCGTCGACACCTCGATGA
- a CDS encoding DNA repair helicase XPB — protein sequence MNDGPLIVQSDKTLLLEVDHDQSAACRRAIAPFAELERSPEHIHTYRITPLGLWNARAAGHDAEQVVDALMDYSRYPVPHALLVDVAETMSRYGRLRLENTPTHGLVLATTDRPVLEEVIRSKRIAPMLGARIDDDTIVVHPSERGALKQALLKVGWPAEDLAGYVDGEAHAIALSDGEWHMRPYQAEAVESFWHGGSGVVVLPCGAGKTIVGAGAMAQAQATTLILVTNTVSARQWKDELLRRTTLTEDEIGEYSGAKKEIRPVTIATYQVMTTRRKGVYPHLELFDARDWGLIVYDEVHLLPAPIFRMTADLQARRRIGLTATLVREDGHEGDVFSLIGPKRYDAPWKDIEAQGYIAPADCVEVRVTLSDSERIVYATAEADVRYRLAASTGRKTEVVQRLVEEHRGEPTLVIGQYIDQLDDLAERLDAPVIKGETSVKEREALFAAFRTGEIDLLVVSKVANFSVDLPEASVAIQVSGSFGSRQEEAQRLGRLLRPKGDGRTARFYAVVARDTVDAEFAQHRQRFLAEQGYAYRIVDAADV from the coding sequence ATGAACGACGGTCCCCTGATCGTCCAGTCCGACAAGACGCTCCTCCTGGAGGTCGACCACGACCAGTCGGCCGCGTGCCGGCGCGCCATCGCACCCTTCGCTGAGCTCGAGCGGTCTCCGGAGCACATCCACACCTACCGCATCACGCCGCTCGGCCTGTGGAACGCGCGCGCCGCCGGCCACGACGCCGAGCAGGTCGTCGACGCGCTGATGGACTACTCGCGCTATCCCGTGCCGCACGCGCTCCTGGTCGACGTCGCCGAGACGATGTCGCGCTATGGGCGCCTGCGGCTCGAGAACACCCCGACCCACGGGCTCGTCCTCGCCACGACCGATCGGCCGGTTCTCGAGGAGGTGATCCGCTCCAAGCGCATCGCGCCGATGCTCGGGGCGCGGATCGACGACGACACGATCGTGGTGCACCCCTCCGAACGCGGCGCGCTCAAGCAGGCACTGCTCAAGGTCGGATGGCCCGCGGAGGATCTCGCCGGCTACGTCGACGGCGAGGCGCACGCGATCGCCCTGTCGGACGGCGAGTGGCACATGCGGCCGTACCAGGCCGAGGCTGTCGAGTCGTTCTGGCACGGCGGGTCCGGCGTCGTCGTCCTCCCGTGCGGTGCGGGCAAGACGATCGTCGGTGCTGGCGCCATGGCACAGGCGCAGGCGACCACCCTGATCCTCGTCACCAACACCGTCTCGGCACGTCAGTGGAAGGACGAGCTGCTGCGTCGTACGACGCTCACTGAGGACGAGATCGGCGAGTACAGCGGGGCCAAGAAGGAGATCCGACCCGTCACCATCGCCACGTACCAGGTGATGACGACGCGCCGGAAGGGCGTCTATCCGCACCTCGAGCTGTTCGACGCCCGTGACTGGGGCCTGATCGTGTACGACGAGGTCCACCTGCTGCCAGCGCCGATCTTTCGGATGACCGCCGATCTCCAGGCACGGCGCCGGATCGGCCTGACCGCCACCCTCGTGCGCGAGGACGGCCACGAGGGCGACGTGTTCAGCCTCATCGGGCCCAAGCGGTACGACGCGCCGTGGAAGGACATCGAGGCACAGGGCTACATCGCTCCCGCCGACTGCGTCGAGGTGCGCGTGACGTTGAGTGACTCCGAACGGATCGTGTACGCGACGGCGGAGGCCGACGTCCGCTACCGGCTCGCGGCGTCGACCGGCCGTAAGACCGAGGTAGTCCAGAGGCTGGTCGAGGAGCACAGGGGTGAGCCGACCCTGGTCATCGGCCAGTACATCGACCAGCTCGACGACCTCGCCGAGCGCCTCGACGCTCCCGTGATCAAGGGCGAGACGTCGGTCAAGGAGCGCGAGGCGCTGTTCGCGGCGTTCCGTACCGGCGAGATCGACCTGCTCGTGGTCTCCAAGGTGGCGAACTTCTCGGTCGACCTGCCGGAGGCGTCCGTCGCGATCCAGGTGTCGGGCTCGTTCGGGTCGCGCCAGGAGGAGGCGCAACGGCTCGGCCGGCTGCTGCGTCCCAAGGGCGACGGGCGTACGGCCCGCTTCTACGCGGTGGTCGCCCGCGACACCGTCGATGCGGAGTTCGCCCAGCACCGGCAGCGGTTCCTGGCCGAGCAGGGCTACGCCTACCGGATCGTCGACGCCGCCGACGTCTGA
- a CDS encoding CGNR zinc finger domain-containing protein — protein sequence MDFVGYAERAAMLANASLGSVDDVRDHLAEREWLVPQVTDRDVRTLQRFQRRLRPVFEHGGAGRAADVVVAVNTLLATHRITPLIVPTDIAATDTGTSPSGWRLHVADRAASVADLLVAESLMGIAILVCDLDPGRLGVCAAHGCANTYVDTSPNRSRRYCSDRCSSRANVAAYRARKRAGAAANPRGDV from the coding sequence ATGGACTTTGTGGGCTACGCCGAGCGCGCGGCAATGCTCGCCAACGCGTCACTGGGCTCGGTGGACGACGTCCGCGACCACCTCGCCGAGCGCGAGTGGCTCGTCCCGCAGGTCACCGACCGCGACGTCCGCACCCTGCAACGGTTCCAGCGGCGCCTGCGACCGGTCTTCGAGCATGGTGGAGCGGGCAGGGCTGCGGACGTGGTGGTCGCCGTCAACACCCTGCTGGCCACCCACCGCATCACGCCGCTCATCGTCCCCACCGACATCGCCGCCACCGACACCGGCACGAGCCCGAGCGGGTGGCGTCTGCACGTCGCCGACCGTGCCGCCTCGGTCGCCGATCTCCTGGTCGCGGAGTCGCTGATGGGCATCGCGATCCTGGTCTGCGACCTCGACCCTGGACGCCTCGGCGTCTGCGCGGCGCACGGCTGCGCCAACACCTACGTCGACACCTCCCCCAACCGCTCGCGCCGCTACTGCTCCGATCGCTGCTCCTCCCGAGCGAACGTCGCGGCGTACCGTGCACGGAAGCGGGCAGGCGCCGCCGCAAACCCCCGAGGAGACGTATGA
- a CDS encoding thioesterase family protein, with product MTSATSPAAVMLPDLPADSFYEQVGDASFLSTAATESPWDARAQHGGPPSALLGRCLEASVGDEPLTVGKIDVDFLGPIPQGTCDVEVTVLRPGKRVRQVQATMSADGRTVVTARAWLIAYEEDRAPRSGVAVQPPELPDPQPQLTVPGTPAAWGYGRAVEWRFVEGRLGGGDEERARVWGRIRVPLVAGEEPTGLQRLLTLADSTNGISAQLDVRDWLFVPPGMGVTLQRVPASDWMYFDATSHVQPRGTGVAHAVVSDGDGLCGYVSQPLLVAPRS from the coding sequence GTGACCTCTGCCACCTCACCAGCCGCCGTCATGCTCCCCGACCTCCCCGCCGACAGCTTCTACGAGCAGGTCGGCGACGCCAGCTTCCTCTCGACCGCGGCGACCGAGAGTCCCTGGGACGCGCGGGCACAGCACGGCGGCCCGCCTTCGGCGCTGCTCGGACGCTGTCTCGAGGCGAGTGTCGGCGACGAACCCCTGACGGTTGGCAAGATCGACGTCGACTTCCTCGGCCCGATCCCTCAAGGGACGTGCGACGTCGAGGTGACGGTGCTCCGCCCGGGCAAGCGTGTCCGGCAGGTCCAGGCCACAATGAGCGCGGACGGCCGCACGGTCGTCACCGCGCGCGCTTGGCTCATCGCGTACGAGGAGGACCGGGCGCCGAGGTCCGGAGTCGCGGTGCAGCCACCTGAGCTCCCTGACCCGCAGCCCCAGCTGACGGTCCCGGGCACTCCGGCCGCGTGGGGGTACGGCCGCGCGGTGGAGTGGCGGTTCGTCGAGGGGCGCCTCGGCGGAGGCGACGAGGAACGCGCGCGGGTCTGGGGACGCATCCGCGTGCCGCTGGTCGCGGGCGAGGAACCGACCGGGCTGCAGCGCCTGCTCACGCTGGCCGACTCGACGAACGGGATCAGCGCGCAGCTCGATGTGCGCGACTGGCTGTTCGTACCGCCGGGCATGGGGGTCACCCTCCAGCGGGTGCCTGCATCGGACTGGATGTACTTCGACGCCACGTCGCACGTGCAGCCGCGCGGCACCGGGGTGGCGCACGCCGTCGTGTCGGACGGGGATGGCCTGTGCGGCTACGTCAGTCAGCCGCTGCTGGTCGCTCCCCGCAGCTGA
- a CDS encoding helicase-associated domain-containing protein has product MSETDTTPRTLADDLRARGDDALAVLLRARPDLATPTPSDIGQLASRAASRPSVAWALDRLDLAHLSTLAAMSALEPPVTLAALRRQVDADDARISAIVARLHASALVWGRPDGWHVVREARDALRVLGPRGPYDGPPALRTREVDDRRMRHASAGSVMELLQRVEHLLATWGEQPPPVLRSGGRGVRDVRNAASLLGVGTDEVEFLLDLTQAARLLGRAIHAANGEVWAPTTVFDAWREKPPADRWIALTSAWMSQPGRRVRAQVLRTLASADGAAYTDVEDVVDAVAWHLPRAEEGRDDLVRRTLVEATWLGVVALDALSPAGAVLGLPDARDVVDRLLPGSVTHVLVQADLTAVAPGPLEPALRARLEDVAVVESRGGATVYRFTPASLRRALDLGWPASEIHAFLTEISATPIPQPLTYLVDDTARLHGRLRLGDAASYLRADDPAELDALLADPTLGPTLHRIAPTVVVSTVRTELLAERLAASGRQAVAEEPGGVLRVHRRDLVRAEAVDVGLRPPPDPAEAVAALRAGEMAASLRPADGHDDQRGSLATMAQLREAAEAQQRMWVAYMDQAGTRTERVVDPLRVDAGWLTAFDHRTQKVQRFAVHRIVQVASAP; this is encoded by the coding sequence ATGAGCGAGACCGACACCACCCCGCGTACGCTCGCCGACGACCTCCGGGCTCGCGGCGACGATGCGCTCGCGGTGCTGCTGCGGGCCCGCCCCGACCTCGCCACCCCGACGCCGTCCGACATCGGACAGCTCGCCTCACGGGCCGCGTCCCGACCGTCCGTCGCGTGGGCGCTCGACCGGCTCGACCTCGCTCACCTGTCGACCCTCGCGGCGATGTCCGCACTCGAGCCACCCGTCACCCTCGCTGCGCTGCGCCGCCAGGTCGACGCCGACGACGCCCGCATCTCCGCGATCGTGGCGAGACTGCACGCGAGCGCGCTCGTGTGGGGCAGGCCCGACGGCTGGCACGTGGTCCGCGAGGCGCGTGACGCGCTGAGGGTGCTCGGACCGCGAGGCCCGTATGACGGCCCGCCTGCGCTGCGGACCCGCGAGGTCGACGACCGGCGCATGCGGCACGCGAGCGCCGGCTCGGTCATGGAGCTGCTCCAGCGCGTCGAGCACCTGCTGGCGACCTGGGGCGAGCAGCCGCCTCCCGTGCTGCGCTCGGGCGGCCGCGGCGTACGCGACGTGCGCAACGCCGCCTCACTGCTCGGCGTCGGCACCGACGAGGTCGAGTTCCTGCTCGACCTGACCCAGGCGGCACGCCTCCTCGGCCGGGCCATCCATGCGGCCAACGGCGAGGTGTGGGCGCCGACGACGGTCTTCGACGCGTGGCGGGAGAAGCCGCCGGCCGACCGCTGGATCGCCCTCACCTCGGCCTGGATGAGCCAACCGGGCCGTCGCGTGCGCGCGCAGGTGCTCCGGACGCTCGCCTCGGCCGACGGCGCCGCGTACACCGACGTCGAGGACGTCGTCGATGCCGTCGCGTGGCACCTCCCCCGCGCCGAAGAGGGCCGCGACGACCTCGTACGGCGCACGCTCGTCGAGGCCACGTGGCTCGGCGTGGTCGCACTGGACGCCCTCTCGCCCGCCGGGGCCGTCCTCGGACTGCCAGACGCACGCGACGTCGTCGATCGCCTCTTGCCCGGCTCCGTCACCCATGTCCTCGTCCAGGCCGACCTCACCGCGGTGGCCCCCGGCCCGCTCGAGCCCGCACTCCGCGCCCGGCTCGAGGACGTGGCGGTCGTGGAGTCGCGTGGCGGCGCCACTGTCTACCGGTTCACGCCTGCCTCGCTGCGCCGCGCTCTCGACCTCGGCTGGCCGGCCAGCGAGATCCACGCGTTCCTCACAGAGATCTCGGCGACGCCGATCCCGCAGCCGCTCACCTACCTCGTCGACGACACCGCACGGCTGCACGGACGGCTCCGTCTCGGTGACGCCGCCTCGTACCTCCGCGCGGACGACCCCGCCGAGCTGGACGCGCTGCTCGCCGACCCGACGCTCGGCCCCACGCTCCACCGGATCGCCCCGACCGTGGTCGTCAGCACCGTCCGCACCGAGCTCCTCGCCGAGCGTCTCGCCGCGTCGGGACGCCAGGCGGTGGCCGAAGAACCCGGCGGGGTCCTGCGCGTCCACCGCCGCGACCTCGTACGCGCCGAGGCCGTCGACGTCGGCCTGCGACCGCCGCCGGACCCAGCCGAGGCTGTCGCCGCCCTCCGGGCGGGAGAGATGGCCGCGTCGCTGCGCCCCGCCGACGGCCACGACGATCAACGAGGCTCGCTCGCGACGATGGCGCAGCTGCGCGAGGCCGCCGAGGCCCAACAGCGGATGTGGGTCGCCTACATGGACCAGGCCGGCACCCGTACGGAGCGCGTGGTCGACCCCTTGCGGGTGGACGCGGGGTGGCTCACCGCCTTCGACCACCGCACGCAGAAGGTGCAGCGGTTCGCGGTCCACCGCATCGTCCAGGTAGCGTCCGCGCCGTGA
- a CDS encoding type II toxin-antitoxin system PemK/MazF family toxin produces the protein MSRTRDLLGRLASVLAPSRRPSPGSSGLVMQYDPKPDGRPDPGEIVWTWVPYEDDPRQGKDRPVLLVGRRGAALVGVMLTSKDHDRDAADEARWGRYWIDIGSGGWDRQGRPSEVRLDRLITVDATAVRREGAVLDRARFDEVVAGVRQHADVR, from the coding sequence ATGTCCAGGACTCGCGACCTTCTCGGTCGGCTCGCGTCGGTGCTTGCTCCCTCCCGTCGTCCGTCGCCGGGGTCGTCCGGCCTCGTCATGCAGTACGACCCGAAGCCCGACGGCCGGCCCGATCCCGGCGAGATCGTGTGGACGTGGGTCCCGTACGAGGACGATCCGCGCCAGGGCAAGGACCGGCCGGTCCTGCTCGTCGGCCGACGCGGCGCCGCGCTCGTCGGCGTCATGCTCACGAGCAAGGACCACGACCGTGACGCCGCCGACGAGGCGCGGTGGGGTCGCTACTGGATCGACATCGGGTCCGGCGGTTGGGACCGGCAAGGCCGGCCCAGCGAGGTGCGGCTCGACCGTCTGATCACGGTCGATGCCACAGCCGTGCGCCGCGAGGGCGCGGTGCTGGACCGGGCGCGCTTCGACGAGGTCGTGGCGGGCGTCCGTCAGCACGCCGACGTGCGCTGA
- a CDS encoding CGNR zinc finger domain-containing protein produces MSPYAQAAGDPADRVVAFLNTLDVEDGIDDLESVASYAAWSGRDQTRSTLDQARRLRDQLRARAAGAPSVDAVTIRVDVVLDDEVALRGETVAAEIAIAVARLSIEGRLGRVKICPAGDCRWAFYDHSRNQSRQWCSMQVCGNRAKVRQHRERSAAPTHG; encoded by the coding sequence ATGAGCCCGTACGCGCAAGCAGCCGGCGATCCGGCCGACCGGGTCGTGGCCTTCCTCAACACGCTCGACGTCGAGGACGGGATCGACGACCTCGAATCCGTCGCGTCGTACGCCGCGTGGTCGGGCCGCGACCAGACTCGGTCGACGCTCGACCAGGCGCGCCGCCTCCGCGACCAGCTGCGCGCCCGGGCCGCGGGCGCGCCCTCCGTCGACGCCGTCACGATCAGGGTGGACGTGGTGCTCGACGACGAGGTCGCGCTGCGGGGGGAGACCGTCGCTGCCGAGATCGCCATCGCCGTCGCGCGGCTCTCGATCGAGGGACGCCTCGGCAGGGTGAAGATCTGCCCGGCCGGCGACTGCCGGTGGGCCTTCTACGACCACTCGCGCAACCAGTCGCGCCAGTGGTGCTCGATGCAGGTCTGCGGCAACCGCGCGAAGGTCCGCCAGCATCGCGAGCGGTCGGCGGCGCCGACGCACGGCTGA